One genomic segment of Procambarus clarkii isolate CNS0578487 chromosome 34, FALCON_Pclarkii_2.0, whole genome shotgun sequence includes these proteins:
- the LOC123762092 gene encoding LOW QUALITY PROTEIN: N-acetylgalactosamine kinase (The sequence of the model RefSeq protein was modified relative to this genomic sequence to represent the inferred CDS: deleted 1 base in 1 codon), giving the protein MPEIIISTPWLLGATHGDAEMNKCPPIKEFPVDGERRQRLLCISEKFSLAFSCSPQYYVRAPGRVNLIGEHVDYCGYAVFPMAVEQDILIAVATNTSGSLNIRNVEAVYPEFSCNINDFEINKNKPAWFNYVLCGVKGIQDEGGIVGAMTGLDMVVGGNIPPSSGLSSSSALVCAAALAVAHAHSLSLAKDRLAEICAHCETHIGTQGGGMDQAISFLATKDTAKVIEFNPLRATSVNLPAGAIFVVANSLAPMNKAANSSFNCRVMECRLATQIMAKQAGLAWREYNKLGQLQKIMGKSLPQMISLVSETFEPRPYSKEEICEMLHTTPEELDQLTLSENTRDIQEFKLHDRALHVFSEAHRVWEFKRVCEEKSDTALEELGKLMLDSHRSTQLLYECSHPKLDALVNLSQGVALGARLTGAGWGGCIVALVKEDDVENYKKVLLEDFYSKEAAADGRDMSSVLFSSRPGSGACIFVK; this is encoded by the exons AAATGAACAAGTGTCCACCAATTAAAGAGTTTCCCGTAGATGGGGAGCGACGCCAACGACTATTATGTATATCGGAAAAATTTTCTCTGGCCTTTTCTTGCAGTCCACAATATTATGTTCGAGCTCCTGGAAG AGTTAACCTCATTGGTGAGCATGTGGATTACTGTGGTTATGCTGTATTTCCCATGGCTGTTGAACAAGATATCCTCATAGCAGTTGCAACCAACACCTCTGGGAGTCTCAATATCAGAAATGTTGAAGCAGTTTACCCTGAATTTTCCTGTAATATTAATGATTTTGA GATCAACAAAAATAAGCCTGCATGGTTTAACTATGTTCTGTGTGGAGTTAAAGGAATCCAGGATGAAGGTGGCATTGTGGGGGCCATGACTGGGTTGGACATGGTAGTTGGAGGCAACATCCCCCCCTCGTCTGGACTATCATCATCCTCGGCCCTGGTGTGTGCTGCTGCTCTGGCTGTTGCACATGCCCACAGTCTTTCTCTGGCCAAGGACAGGCTTGCTGAAATCTGTGCCCACTGTGAGACACACATAGGAACACAGGGAGGAGGAATGGACCAAGCAATATCTTTCCTTGCAACTAAAG ACACGGCAAAAGTGATTGAGTTTAATCCATTGCGAGCAACATCAGTTAATCTACCTGCAGGAGCTATATTTGTGGTGGCTAACAGTTTAGCCCCAATGAACAAAGCGGCCAATTCAAGCTTTAACTGCCGTGTCATGGAGTGTCGTTTAGCAACACAAATAATGGCCAAACAAGCAG GATTAGCCTGGCGGGAATACAACAAATTAGGGCAACTGCAAAAAATCATGGGGAAGAGTCTGCCACAGATGATCAGTCTTGTGTCTGAGACATTTGAGCCTCGCCCTTATAGCAAGGAAGAGATTTGTGAAATGCTTCATACCACT CCTGAAGAATTAGATCAG CTAACTTTGAGTGAAAATACGAGAGACATTCAAGAGTTCAAGCTACATGACCGTGCCCTGCATGTTTTTTCTGAGGCTCACCGTGTATGGGAATTCAAGCGCGTGTGTGAGGAAAAGAGTGATACAGCCCTGGAGGAATTGGGGAAACTTATGCTGGACTCTCATAGATCCACTCAATTACTGTACGAGTGTTCACACCCCAAACTTGATGCCTTGGTTAATCTTTCACAAGGAGTTGCTTTAGGAGCAAGACTAACTGGAGCTGG ATGGGGTGGGTGCATAGTAGCCTTGGTGAAAGAGGATGATGTAGAAAACTATAAGAAGGTGCTGCTGGAGGACTTTTACagcaaagaagcagcagcagatggcAGAGATATGAGTAGTGTTCTCTTCAGCTCTCGGCCAGGCTCTGGGGCCTGCATTTTTGTAAAGTGA